AGATGAGAGAGTACATCCGGCGTCGGGTGCTGGACGTGGCTGGCCACATCATCGAGACCAAGTCCACGGTCAGACAGGCAGCCAAGCTATACAACGTGAGCAAGAGCACGGTCCACAAGGACGTCACAGAGAGGTTGCCGCTCATCAGCAAACAGCTCTCTCGCAAGGTCAAGCGCATTCTCGAACAAAACAAGGCCGAGCGCCACATTCGGGGCGGCGAGGCCACGCGGAAGAAGTATCGTGAAAAGAAAGCGTAGTTTCCAACCCTGGGGAGGAGATCCTTTCGGTCCGTAGAATGTCCCCTCAGGGGTTTTTTCGTGTGAAAGCGATGGATAAGCCCCATGGCGCCGCCGGGGTCGAATTCGTCCCGCGCGGCGCGGGCCGGGGAGGAGTTCAGCCATGTTCGGGCTCTCGGTTGACGTCGGCATAGATCTCGGCACTGCCAACACGAAGGTTTACGTCAAAGGCAAGGGCGTCGTGATACGCGAGCCCTCCGTCGTTGCGCTTGATACCGAGACCCGCAAGGTGCTCGCGGTCGGAGAGGATGCCCGGCGCATGATCGGCAGGACGCCCGGGAACATCACAGCGGTGCGTCCTCTGAAGGACGGCGTGATCGCCGATTACGACATCACCGAGACCATGCTCCGGCATTTCCTAGCGAAAGCGTGCGGAAGGCGCACTTTCATTCGTCCGCGCGTTGTCATATGTGTGCCCTCGGGCGTGACGGGGGTGGAGCGCCGTGCTGTGCTGGAGGCCGCCACCCAGGCCGGAGCCCGTCAGACATACCTTATTGAGGAGCCGATGGCCGCGGCCCTCGGCGCGGGCATCGACATTTCCGAGCCCTCCGGAAACATGGTCGTGGACATCGGCGGCGGCACCACCGACATAGCGGTCATCTCCCTCTCCGGCATCGTCGTGACCGAGT
Above is a window of Bacillota bacterium DNA encoding:
- the spoIIID gene encoding sporulation transcriptional regulator SpoIIID gives rise to the protein MREYIRRRVLDVAGHIIETKSTVRQAAKLYNVSKSTVHKDVTERLPLISKQLSRKVKRILEQNKAERHIRGGEATRKKYREKKA
- a CDS encoding rod shape-determining protein; translated protein: MFGLSVDVGIDLGTANTKVYVKGKGVVIREPSVVALDTETRKVLAVGEDARRMIGRTPGNITAVRPLKDGVIADYDITETMLRHFLAKACGRRTFIRPRVVICVPSGVTGVERRAVLEAATQAGARQTYLIEEPMAAALGAGIDISEPSGNMVVDIGGGTTDIAVISLSGIVVTESRRVGGDKLDEAIIRYIKKVYNLMIGERTAEDIKIQIGSAYPQGDGPSCEIRGRDLVTGLPRTIKFTSAETFQALAEPIAEIIEGVKGVLERTPPELAADIVDKGIVCTGGGSLLSGLTNLLADETGIPVQTAEDPMSCVVLGTGKILDALDRFRESVVVATRSV